The genome window CGCGGCGTGGACAGGGTGAGGCCCGGTTCACTGTCATCCGAAGCACCGGCCGAACTCCAGTAGCGTTTATCGGCGACGTTCTCGACATTCGCGCGCAAGGTGATCTGCTTATCGTCGACCTTGAAGGCATAGCGCGCACCGACGTCAAGGCGGGTCCAGGCGTCGATTTCCTTGACGTTGGACTGGTCGAGGTACTGCGAGCTGGAATAGATACCACGGCTGGTCAGGGTCAAACCTTCGACAGTCGGCACATCCCATTCGGCGCCCAGGTTGACGTTGTACTTGGGCGTGGCGGGGGCGCGGTTGCCGTCGAAAGTACCGTTGGTGGTATGAGTGAGTTCGCTGTCGATAAACATCACGCCACCCAGCAGGCGCACGCCCTTGAGCGGCTCGCCGAACACGCTCAGTTCCACGCCGTCGTTCTGGCGTTTGCCGTTGGGGCCGAACACCCGTGTAGTGGCGTTGGTTTCGTAGGCCGGCTGCTTGATTCGGAACACCGCAGCCGTCACGGCAAACGCGCCGGCGTCGTACTTGGCGCCGACTTCAACCTGGCGGCTGACAAACGGCGGGAAGATTTCATCTTCATTGATCGAGGTCGAAGGCGCGATTTTGCCCTGGCTCAAGCCTTCCATGTAGTTGGCATACAGCGACAACTTGTCGGTGGCTTTGAAGAGGATGCCGCCCGATGGCGAGACTTTTTCCTCGTCATACGCCGTATCGCCTTTGACGTTGTCGGTCCAGTCGTCGACCTTTACCCGCTGCCAGCGCGCGCCGAGGGTCAGTAATAAACGCTCGTCGAAAAAGCCCAGGGTGTCCGACAGCGCCACGCCACTGAAGCGGTTCTCGGTGTAGACCCTGGAATCCAGGCGTGTTGGCCGTGAAGGGGTTGGGGTTTCTACCGGGTTGTACAGGTTGCTCGGCGCCGCCGCATACCGCGCGCCGCCGTTTTCAAAATCCATGTAGAAGTCGCTGGCCGCCAGGTTAATCTCATGGCTAACGGCTCCGGTATGCAACCAACTGCGCACCCCGGCTGTGGCGGTGCGCACGTTTTCATCGCGGGTGAAATCCCGTGGCAATACGCTGAAATCCCCGGCGTTGTTGGTGACGGAAACCGCGTGACGCAGGAAGTCGTGGTGGCTCTTACGCGCGCCCACACCGCCATAGAGCATCACGTTATCACTGAGGTCAAACTCGCCGTTAACGGTGCCGAAGGTGTCATCGGTGCGGGCTTTGCTCCAGGGCTGTGCGTAGTTATGGCGCACATCGTTGGCGCTCGGCACCCTGGCATTGGCGCCGACTTGTACACGTTCTTGTGGCGCGTCGGTGTCGCGCTCGGTGTGGCCTATATCCGTGGAAAGGCGCAGGCGCTCGCCGCGAAAATCCAGGCCCAACACGGCCATTTCACGGTCGACACGCTGGTGATCCCATTCGGTATCACCGGACTGCTTCACGCCATTGAAACGCAGGCCAAATGTGTTGTCCTCACCAAAGCGCCGTCCCACATCCACCGCGCCACCGGCCTGGCTGCCGGAGGCCCAGGTACCGGTCAACGAGGTGATGTCCTTGTCGGTGGCGCGCTTGGGCACTACGTTGATCCCGCCGCCGACGCTGCCGCGCGGCGAGATGCCGTTGAGCAACTGGCTCGGGCCTTTGAGGATGTCGACGCGCTCGGCCATTTCCATGTCGATGGTGTAAGTCGGCAGCACGCCATAGAGGCCGTTGTAGGCCACATCGCTGTTGAACAGGCTGAACCCGCGAATGGTGAACTGCTCGTAGCGCCCGCCCGCCGGGTTGGTGGTGCGCACCGACGGGTCGCTGGCAACCAGCTCGCCGAGGGTGCGCGCCTGCTGGTTCTTCACCGCCTCGGCGGTATAGGTGGTCATGCTGAACGGCGTTTCCATAAAGTCACGCGAGCCGAGCAGACCTTGCGATCCGCGGCGCGCCACTTGGCCGCCGGCATAGGTATCCCCATCGGCCTGCCCCGTCATACCGAGGATCGACGTGGGTGCCAGTTGCAGGCTGCTGCCCTCCGGCACCGGCACCAACTTGTACGCCTGCTCGCCCAGCGCTTGCAGTTGCAGGCCCGATCCCCCCAGCAACTGCGCAAAGCCCTCCTCCACCGCGTATTCACCCGACAAGCCGGCGCTGCTGCGACCGCTGACCAGCGCCGGGTCCACCGACAGGTTGACCCCGGCGAGCCCGGCAAAACGGGTCAATGCGGCACTCAGGCTACCGGCCGGCACCTCATAGCTGCGGCGCTGAGTGCTATCTTCGGCATAGCTGATCGGGACAAATAACGGGCTGGTACAGAGGCTCAGCATCAGGCTGAGGTTCAGCAACGGGCGCAAGCGCAAGGGTGAGACTGCGGGCATTGGGGGAAGCTCTCGATTTTGTTCACTTGCCTGGAATGACAGGCGAGGTGAAAAAAAGGGACAGGCTTCGACGACTATTTTCAGAAGATCAATAAACGGCTCCACCTTCGTCTTGCATAGACGGCACCCATTCCTCACGATGTCGCCTGATTTCAATCTCTGCAAGAAGGCTCACCCCATGAAGCTATTGCGTAAATGGCGCGAACATAAAGCGCGCAAGGCATTACGCGCGCTCTCCCCGCTGGAGCGCTCTACGCAAAAACTGCGCAACCGTTACCCCGATTACAGTTTTGGCATCGGCACCTACGGAGACTTGAAGGTTCATGACTGGCATGAGGGCACAACCCTGCGAGTAGGCGCCTACACCTCGATTGCCGGCAATGTCGAAGTGTATTTGGGTGGTCACCATCGCACTGACTGGCTCAGCTGCTACCCGTTCCCGGCCAAGGTTAAAAGCCTCGCCCACATCACCGACTTCGGCGGCAGCAAAGGTGACGTCACCATCGGCAATGACTGCTGGATCAGCTCGCATGCGAAGATTCTGTCAGGCGTGACCATCGGCAATGGCGCGGTGGTTGCCGCCGGCTCGATCGTCACCAAGGATGTCGCGCCGTATGCCATTGTCGGCGGCAACCCCGCCAAACATATCCGCTGGCGCTTTGACGAACCCACCCGCCTGCTCCTTGAGCAATCCGCCTGGTGGGAATGGTCGGAAACCGAAGTCTGCGCGATCGCGCCTTTGCTCTGCAGCACGGACATCACCCCGTTTGTGGACTACCTCAAACAGCGCGAACGCACGGCTGGCTGACGCCACCTGAAAGTGTGACGCATGAAAAAGCCCAACCTTTTCAGATTGGGCTTTTTCAAAGAAGAATATGGTCGGGACGGAGTGATTCGAACACTCGACCCCTAGCACCCCATGCTAGTGCGCTACCGGACTGCGCTACGCCCCGACTAGGCGTGTTACTGGGTTCGCTTCGCAACGAAGCGATCAGGAATATACCGCAAGCTTTTGAAATGTGGAAGTATTTTAAAAGCCTGGGTTATTTCTTCAAAACCACCAGCACATCTTCGAGTTCGGAGATCATCTGGCGGATCAATTGCTTGTATTGGGTGGTGTCGTCTTTGGCTTCATCACCGGACATACGCTGGCGCGCGCCGCTGATGGTGAACCCCTGATCGTAGAGCAACGCGCGGATCTGTCGGATCATCAGCACATCCTGGCGCTGATAATACCGACGGTTCCCGGTGCGTTTGACGGGGTTGAGTTGAGGAAACTCCTGCTCCCAATAGCGCAGCACGTGCGGTTTGACCGCACAGAGCTCGCTGACTTCACCGATGGTGAAGTAGCGTTTGCCTGGGATGACGGGTAGCTCGTCGTTATGACTTGGTTCCAGCATAAGCCTCAACTCGGGCCTTCAACTTCTGCCCTGGACGAAAGGTGACCACACGGCGAGCCGTGATCGGGATTTCTTCTCCCGTTTTTGGATTGCGGCCAGGCCGCTGGCGTTTGTCCCGCAGGTCAAAATTGCCGAAACCGGACAATTTGACCTGTTCGTTGTCTTCCAGAGCGTGCCTGATTTCTTCAAAAAACAGCTCGACCAATTCCTTGGCCTCGCGCTTGTTCAGACCCAACTCTTCGTACAGACGTTCCGCCATCTCAGCTTTCGTCAAAGCCCCCATACGTCACTTCCTTAACGTGGCGTTCAACCTTTGTTCGAGCGAGGTGAGGATATTTTGTGTCGTGGTATTCACCTCATCGTCATTAAGAGTGCGCGATGGATGCTGCCAGGTCAAGCCAACTGCAAGGCTTTTTCTATGCGGATCAATGCCTTTACCCTGATAGACGTCAAATAGCCTGAGGTCTGTCAGCCATTCCCCTGCATTTTCACGGATTACATCCAGAACAGCAGTGGCGGCCACGTCACGGTCGGCAATCAGCGCCAGGTCACGACGCACTTCAGGGAAGCGCGACAACTCGCTGAATTTAGGCATTTTGCCCGACGCCACTTCCGCCAGCACCAGCTCAAAAACGAACACAGGGCGGTCGAGACCGAGGGTTTTCGACAGCTCGGGGTGGATCGCACCGACGAAGCCCACCAAGCGCCCTTCGCGCTCGATACGCGCAGTCTGGCCCGGGTGCAACGCTGGATGATTGCCTGGCACGAACGTGAAGTCGTTCAGTGCACCGGCAAAGCCCAATACCGCTTCTACATCAGCTTTAACGTCGAAGAAGTCCACGGCGTCACGGCCCTGTGCCCAGCCTTCCGGCAGCCGGCTACCGCACACCACACCGGCGAGCATCGGCTCTTGCTTCAGGCCGTCGAGTTGGCCGACGAAACGCAGGCCGCTTTCGAACATGCGTACGCGATCCTGCTGACGGTTCAGGTTATGCGAAAGTGCCTTGACCAAGCCTGGCCACAGCGACGAGCGCATGGCGGCCATGTCGTTAGAGATCGGGTTAGCCAACAACAACGGCTCGACACCTGGGTTGAACAGTTCGAACTGCTTCGGATCGATGAAGCTATAGGTCACGGCTTCCTGGTAGCCACGGGCAACCAGCAGGCGACGCAACTCAGGCAGGTGCGCACGCGCTTCGGCCTTGGGTTGCGGTGCCAGGCGCGCTTGCGGGTAGCGCACCGGCAGACGGTTATAGCCATACAGACGGGCCAGCTCTTCGATCAGATCAACTTCAAGGCTGATATCGAAACGATGGCTTGGCACTTCAACGTGCCACTGCCCTTCGGCGCCAGCGGAAATGCCAAGGCCAAGTGCCGACAACAATTGCTCGATCTGCGCA of Pseudomonas fluorescens contains these proteins:
- a CDS encoding MerR family transcriptional regulator, with translation MLEPSHNDELPVIPGKRYFTIGEVSELCAVKPHVLRYWEQEFPQLNPVKRTGNRRYYQRQDVLMIRQIRALLYDQGFTISGARQRMSGDEAKDDTTQYKQLIRQMISELEDVLVVLKK
- the ihfA gene encoding integration host factor subunit alpha; protein product: MGALTKAEMAERLYEELGLNKREAKELVELFFEEIRHALEDNEQVKLSGFGNFDLRDKRQRPGRNPKTGEEIPITARRVVTFRPGQKLKARVEAYAGTKS
- a CDS encoding CatB-related O-acetyltransferase, with the protein product MKLLRKWREHKARKALRALSPLERSTQKLRNRYPDYSFGIGTYGDLKVHDWHEGTTLRVGAYTSIAGNVEVYLGGHHRTDWLSCYPFPAKVKSLAHITDFGGSKGDVTIGNDCWISSHAKILSGVTIGNGAVVAAGSIVTKDVAPYAIVGGNPAKHIRWRFDEPTRLLLEQSAWWEWSETEVCAIAPLLCSTDITPFVDYLKQRERTAG
- a CDS encoding TonB-dependent receptor, whose translation is MPAVSPLRLRPLLNLSLMLSLCTSPLFVPISYAEDSTQRRSYEVPAGSLSAALTRFAGLAGVNLSVDPALVSGRSSAGLSGEYAVEEGFAQLLGGSGLQLQALGEQAYKLVPVPEGSSLQLAPTSILGMTGQADGDTYAGGQVARRGSQGLLGSRDFMETPFSMTTYTAEAVKNQQARTLGELVASDPSVRTTNPAGGRYEQFTIRGFSLFNSDVAYNGLYGVLPTYTIDMEMAERVDILKGPSQLLNGISPRGSVGGGINVVPKRATDKDITSLTGTWASGSQAGGAVDVGRRFGEDNTFGLRFNGVKQSGDTEWDHQRVDREMAVLGLDFRGERLRLSTDIGHTERDTDAPQERVQVGANARVPSANDVRHNYAQPWSKARTDDTFGTVNGEFDLSDNVMLYGGVGARKSHHDFLRHAVSVTNNAGDFSVLPRDFTRDENVRTATAGVRSWLHTGAVSHEINLAASDFYMDFENGGARYAAAPSNLYNPVETPTPSRPTRLDSRVYTENRFSGVALSDTLGFFDERLLLTLGARWQRVKVDDWTDNVKGDTAYDEEKVSPSGGILFKATDKLSLYANYMEGLSQGKIAPSTSINEDEIFPPFVSRQVEVGAKYDAGAFAVTAAVFRIKQPAYETNATTRVFGPNGKRQNDGVELSVFGEPLKGVRLLGGVMFIDSELTHTTNGTFDGNRAPATPKYNVNLGAEWDVPTVEGLTLTSRGIYSSSQYLDQSNVKEIDAWTRLDVGARYAFKVDDKQITLRANVENVADKRYWSSAGASDDSEPGLTLSTPRTYLLSATVDF